The Balneolaceae bacterium sequence CTTGGGGTCCGCTACTCTTATCGAACCGGGGTGTAAAAAGCTTAAATGGGGCAGGCGCGTTGAGTTCAAGGGCAGGATTCCCTACATTCAAACATCAAAAAGATCCCCGAGGTACTGTCGGTGAAAAAAGCCAAAATCATGTCGGCCGATGAGCTGAATCGCACCTATCTGCGATTCGCCCACCAGTTCCTGGAGCCGCACGACGACCCCTCGAGGCTGGCCATTATCGGCATGCAGACCCGCGGAGTGCCCATCGCCAAGCGCATACTCTCCCACCTGCAGGAAGCTTTCGGTGTGAGCCCCGACTTCGGCATCCTCGATGTGACCTTCTACCGGGACGACTTCCGCACCAAACTGAAGATGCCGGGCGTTAAGGTGACCGAAATTCCCTTTGACCTCTACGACCGCGATATTGTGCTGGTGGACGATGTCCTATATACGGGCCGAACGGTACGTTCAGCCATGGACGCGGTGATGGATTACGGACGCCCCAACAGCATCCGCTTCTGCTGCATGGTGGACCGGGGTCACCGCCAGCTGCCCATCTCGGCCGACTACGTGGGCATCCGCGTTCCTACCCATACCAACGAGGAGGTGCGCGTGAAGGTGCGCGAGCTGGATGGAGAGGACGCCGTCTATGTGGTGGAAAACAGGCAGGAGGATGGCCATGGCTGAGGACACCGTACCTTCGCAGGACTACCCTTTCGAGCAGCCCCACCTGCTGGGTCTGGCGGACTACAGCCGTGAGGACATTCTCTATGTGCTGGACCAGGCCAGATACTTTCGTGAAATCCTGGACCGGCCCGTCCCCAAGGTGCCCACCCTTCGCGACAAGACCATCGTAAATCTCTTCTACGAAGAAAGCACGCGCACGCGGCTTTCCTTCGAGCTGGCTCAGAAACGCATGGGGGCCGACGTGGTGAATTTTGCCACGGGAGGGTCCAGCGTCAAGAAGGGAGAGTCGCTCAAGGACACCATCCGCAATATTTCATCCATGAAGATCGATATGGTGGTGGTTCGCCACCAGAGTCCGGGCGTCCCCCATTTTCTGACGAGGGTGGTCGACGCCACCATCATCAATGCCGGCGACGGCGCCCACGAGCATCCCACACAGGCGCTGCTGGATATGTTCACCATGCGCCAGGTGCATCCCGACCTGGAAAACCGGCACGTCGCCATCATCGGCGATATCGCCCATAGCCGGGTGGTACGCTCCAATATCATAGGCCTCCGCAAGCTGGGGGCCGAGGTGACCGTATGCGGTCCCCCCACCTTCATGCCCGTCTACGTGAAGGATCTGGGCGTCAACGTCTCCCACAACCTGGAGGATACTCTTTCACGATGTGATATTGCCATGGCCCTCCGCATTCAGCTGGAGCGCCAGGAGGGACAGACGGGGCTTTTCCCCAGCATTCGCGAATACCACGAGCTCTTCGGCATCAAGCGCAGCCACCTGGAGCGCTTCCCCGATTTTACGGTGATGCACCCCGGGCCTGTCAACCGCGGCGTGGAGCTGGAAAGCGAGGTGGCCGACAGCGACCGCTCCATCATCCTCAGCCAGGTCACCAATGGCGTGGCGGTGCGCATGGCGGTGCTATATCTTCTCAGCGGAGGAACGCGGATCTAGGTACTTCGCTCCGCAGGCTTCCTCCCGCGGCCGCCCCGGTTCTTCTTCCACCGGGCGAGCACGATACCGCAGACCACCAGTCCCGAGCCCCCGTACTGCATCAGGCTGAGATGTTCGCCCAGCAGCAGCACGCCGAAAAGAAGTCCCATGACCGGTACCAGGTTCTGGTAGGTGGAGGTGTGTACGGCGCCCACGGTCTGAATGCCGTAGTTCCAGATCACGTAGGCCACCCCGATGGAAAGGAGTCCGCTGTAGATCACCCCGCCCCAGGCTGCGGCCGGCACCGCGCTCCATTCGATACGCAGCAGGCCGGGAAGTCCGGCGCCCATCAGGGCCACGCAGCCCACCGAGGTTACGATGACCGAAAACTGGATGGGGGTGTAGCGCTCCAGGAAGGGTTTGGACATCATGGTAAAAGCCCCCCAGACCATGGCCGCCAGGATGATGATCAGATCGCCGGTGAAGGTGTCCGATCCCAGGCTGAGCTCGTTTTCCCCTCCAGACAGTATAAACAGGATGCCTCCGAAGGCGAAAAGCACGCCCAGTCCCTTGACCAGATTCATGCGTTCGGTGCCCGCCAGGTGGGAGAAGAGGGCCACCCAAACGGGGATGGTGCCCAGCATGACCGCCGCGTTGGCCGAGAGGGTGTAGTCGATGCCTATAATAAAGAGTCCCTGGTAGAGCAGGTTGCCCATGAGTCCCATACCCAGCAGGGGCAGCCAGTCTTTTCGCGGCACCCGAATCTTTTGGCCTTTCCACCACAGGGCGCCCCAGACCGCGGCCGTGGCAAAGAGGAAGCGAAGGCCGTTAAAAGGAAAGGGCTCCATCCAGACCAGGCTCGCCTTGATGACGGAGAAGTTGAGGGCCCAGATAAAGGCTACCAGTAGCAGGGCGGTTTCGACCAGCGTGCGTTTGTTCAGCAAGGGAAACTTCGGGTTGTGTGTGCCTGGGGGTTGCGGCCCCCAAGGTACAACTTGGGAGATGCGGGAACAAAAGCGCGTAACAACAGGTTGTTGCATTCCGCACGGCGTTAAATTAACGTTGGTCACTTTATGACCGTGCGTTAAAATGCGTACAAATACACGGCCATCGGCCATGGAGGATATCGCCGGTCAGGCCGAACTGAGCAAGGGTACCCTCTACCATCGCTTTGTGCAGGAGCTGTTGACGGGCGGTCAATATATATCGCAACACGGCCCCCATCGGCACGTATAACCGTCCCATTTATACAACGGGAATTCGGCGGCGCCGACAGGCTGGCAGGCATACGCACAGGGATCAAGGCCAAACAGGATACAACCCATGAAAATAAACGTACGCATCGCTGCACTGTCGGCGGCATGGCTGTTGGCGCTGACGGGCTGGAGCGCGGCGCCGCAGGCGGCTCGCGCGCAATCCTCTATAGACTCCACGCTCACCCTGCCCCAGGCCATACGGGTGGCCCTGGCGAACAACAATCAGATCAAACGCTCCCTGCTCTCACTGGAGAACGCCGATGAGCAGGTGCGCACGGCCTGGAGCGAAGTGTTACCCGAGGTTTCGGGTTCAGCCTCTTTCTCGCGCAATATTGAGCTTCCGGTCTTTTTCTTTCCCCAGAATCCCTCCGATCCCGATTCCCCCCTTCGCGCCATCCAGGCAGGTGAGGACAACAACTGGAATGCCGGCCTTACCGTCGAGCAGACTCTTTTTCGGGGCGAGGCCTTTGTGGGCATCGGAACCTCCGAACTTTTTCGTGCCGCGCAGGCCGAGGGCCTGAGGGCCACCACCCAGCAGATTGTTACCGATACCCGCATCGCCTACTACGATGTGCTCATTGCCGAGGAGGAACTACGCCTGCAGCAGGAGACGGTGAGCCGGCTCCGGGAAAATCTGCGGGAGAACCGCGCGCGCCATGAAGCGGGACTCGTGGACGCCTACCAGGTACTGCAGGTGGAGGTTCAGCTGGGCAACCAGGAACCCCAGCTGACCCAGGCAAGCTATGCGGTACGACAGGCCTATCGGCGTCTTAAACTGGTGCTGGGACTGCCCCTTGAACTCAATCTTGCAGTCCGGGGTGACCTGGGCGCCTACGCCCTGGTAGGCGGGGAAGAGATGACCCCGGAAAACCAACATCTTCGGGAGGTGGACGGCCTCACGCCCTTCACCTGGCAGGCGGAGGATGACGACGAAGTGGTCGCCGGCATGAGGGGCGACCTCCGCGTGCTGGATCGCCGCAACGAGCTGAAGGCAAAAGAGATCCGCGCCATCAAAAGTCGTTTTCTCCCTACCCTGACCACCAGCTACAATCTGGGCTGGCGGGCCGAGGAGCCGGGAGTCCCTACCTTTTTCGGCAGCGGCGATAACCGGGTCCGCACCCAGAGCCTCATGCTGAATTTGAGCGTGCCTCTTTTTGACGGTTTCGCCCGTGTGGCCAGCCTCAACATCGCACGAATTGAAAAGCGGGACCTGGAACTCCAGCGCCTGCAGACTCTGCGCCAGGCCTCCAGCGAGATTGCCACGGCACGTGAGGCTCTGCAGCAGGCCCTCGAAACCGAATCCGCACGCCGCAGGGTTGTGGATCAGGCCCGGGAGGGATACCGGCGCGCGAAGGCACGCCTGGAGAATGGGCTGGGTTCCCAGCTCGACCTGACCGAGGCGGAGTTCCAGCTTCGCCAGGCCGAGGTTAACTACGCCTCCATGGTCTACAGCTACCTCGCCGCCAAGGCGCGCTTTGACCTGGCCACCGGCATGGTCCCCTACGTGGACGGGCCGTCCAGCGAACGAGATTAATCTCCTATACATCCCAACGACATGAAGCAGGCATTTACAGTTACCTTAACACTTGTACTTTCCGCTGGACTCCTTTCGGGCTGCTCTCAGCCCGAGGAGACCGCACCGCAGGAGGGCGTGAAAACCGTAAACGTTGAAACCCAAACTCTCCAGCCCGCCTCTTTCGAGCGCCATCTGCGCCTGGTGGGCACCGTGGCGTCGCGTAACGATGTGCGGGTGTCAGCCGAGGTGAGCGGCCGCATCGAGGAGGTCGCCGTGGACCGCGGCGACCGGGTCGCCGCCGGCCAGCGCATCGCCAAAATTGACGACAGCCAACTCCTTCGTGAAAAGCAGCGCCTGGAGGCGGTTACGTCTCAGTCGCGTGAAAATTACCAGCGACTTCAGCGGCTGTTCCGGCAGGACAGCGTGGGATCGGAAATGGACTATCTGAACGCCCGCTACACCTACGAGCAGAACCAGGCGGCCCTGGAGTCGGTGGAGGTGAGTCTTGAGAAAACCGACGTGCGCGCACCCTTCGGCGCCACCGTGGAGAATATCTTCCTGGAGCAGGGGGAGATGGCCACTCCCGGCGCCCCCCTGGTGCGTCTGATCGGCTCCGATGGGCTGAAGGTCGTGGCCGGTGTGCCCGCCCGCTTTGCCGACGTGGTGCAGCGGGAAGACCGGGTAGAGGTCTGGTTCGATTTCCAGAGCTCCGATACCCTGGAGCTCCCCATCAGCTTCGTTGGACAGAGCATCGACCCCGACGCGCGAACCTTCAACATCGAGGTAAACCTGCCGGCCGGCGGCCCCTCGTGGAAAGTGGACATGGTGGCCAACATGAGGCTGCGCACGCTGTTGCGTGACAGCGTACTGGCGGTGGGCGAGGAGTTTGTTTACCAGCAGCAGGGAGGTTACGTGGTTTTTGTACTGGACACCAACGACGAGGGCGAAACGGTGGCGCGCAGGCGTTCCGTGCAGCTGGGCTCTTCCTACGAAAACAGCGTCATCCTTGAGAGCGGCGTCGAGGCCGGCGAGGAGCTGATTACCGTGGGCTCCTCCTTCCTTCAGGAGGGCATGCGCGTAACCGTGGTTGAGCGGGCCCAGACCTCGATGGCCAGCCGGAATTAGGATTTTCAACACACCTTACCATGAGTCAATCCACAGAGCATTCCAACGGGGGACCCCGCGAAGGGCGGCAGACGGGCGGAGCCGCCAGCCAGAAAGAGTTCGGCCTGACCTCCTTTTCCATCGACAACCGTATCAGCGTGCTGGTCATCCTTATGCTGGTGGCGGTCTTCGGCATAAACTCCTACGTCAACCTGCCGAAGGAGTCCTCCCCGGATATCACCGTGCCCAACATCCTGGTGATCACCACCTACCCGGGCGTTTCACCTGAGGATATGGAGAGCTTGGTCACGCGTCCCCTCGAGGACGAGCTGGCCGGCATCTCCGACATCAAGGAGATGACTTCTACCTCCCTGGAGGGCTACTCCAACGTCACCCTGGAGTTCGAATCGGACATCGACATCGACGAAGCGCTGCAGAAGGTGCGCGAGAAGGTGGACCTGGCCAAGCCGGAACTGCCTTCGGAGGCCGAGGATCCCGTCATACAGGAGATCAACCTCTCGGAATTTCCCATCATGCAGGTCAACGTCTCCGGCCAGTACGACCTGGTGCGCCTCAAGGAGATCGCCGAGGATCTGCAGGACCGTATTGAGGCCATCCCCTCCGTGCTGGAGGTGAACCTGGCCGGGGGACTCGAGCGCGAGGTGAAGGTGGACGTGAACCTGCCGCGCCTCAAGTACTACGGACTTGCATTCGGCGACGTGATCGCCGCCATTCAGTCCGAAAATGTGACCATACCCGGCGGATCCATCGACGTGGGCAACAAGAAGTTCCTGCTGCGTGTGCCGGGCGAATACGATACGGTGCGGCCCATCGAGGACATCGTGGTAGACGCCCCGGGCGACCGTCCCATCTACGTACGCGACCTGGCGGAGGTGACCTTCGGCTTCAAGGAGCGCGCCACCTATGCCGAGCTTGAAAATGATCCCGTCATTACCCTCTCGGTGGTAAAGCGCAGCGGGGAAAACATCCTGGAGACCTCCCGTGCGGTCAAGCAGATCCTCGACGAGGCCCTGCCGGCCCTGCCGCCCACCACCAACTTTGAGATCACCTCCGACCAGAGCAAGGACATCAACTCTATGGTAAGCAGCCTGGAGAACAACATCATCAGCGGACTGTTGCTGGTGATCGGCATCCTGCTATTCTTCCTGGGCATACGCAACGCCTCCTTCGTGGGCGTGGCCATTCCCCTGTCGATGTTTCTATCCTTTATCGTGCTGAGCGTGCTGGGACAGACCATGAACATGATCGTCCTCTTTTCGCTTATCCTCGCCCTGGGCATGCTCGTGGACAACGCCATCGTGGTGGTGGAAAACATCTTTCGTTACCTGGAGGAGGGCTTCGACAACTTTGAGGCTGCCAAGAAGGGTACCGCCGAGGTGGCCGTGCCCATCATCACCGGCACACTGACCACTCTGGCTGCCTTTACCCCGCTGCTCTTCTGGCCGGGGGTGGTCGGGGAGTTTATGGGCTTCCTGCCGCTGACCCTCATCATCACCCTCAGCAGCTCCCTCTTTGTAGCCCTGGTGATCAACCCGGTGCTCTGCGCCCTCTTCATGACCGTGGAATACACCGAGGGAAGCGCCAAACCCTCCATGACGCGAAGGGGTCGCATCCTCGTTGCCGCGGTGATGGGCCTCTTCCTGGCCGCCATGCTGCTGAGCAGTTTCCTGACCTGGAGCATGCTCATTGTGGCGTCGGGCCTGCTCTGGCTGGCCTACCGCTACGTGCTGAATCCCATCGGCACCTGGTGGCAGCGGAAGGGGCTGTCGCGTATGCTGGACCGCTACGAGCGGGTGCTGCGCTGGTCGCTGGACCACGGCAAGAGCATCGTGGGCATCTC is a genomic window containing:
- the pyrR gene encoding bifunctional pyr operon transcriptional regulator/uracil phosphoribosyltransferase PyrR, with translation MKKAKIMSADELNRTYLRFAHQFLEPHDDPSRLAIIGMQTRGVPIAKRILSHLQEAFGVSPDFGILDVTFYRDDFRTKLKMPGVKVTEIPFDLYDRDIVLVDDVLYTGRTVRSAMDAVMDYGRPNSIRFCCMVDRGHRQLPISADYVGIRVPTHTNEEVRVKVRELDGEDAVYVVENRQEDGHG
- a CDS encoding aspartate carbamoyltransferase catalytic subunit, giving the protein MAEDTVPSQDYPFEQPHLLGLADYSREDILYVLDQARYFREILDRPVPKVPTLRDKTIVNLFYEESTRTRLSFELAQKRMGADVVNFATGGSSVKKGESLKDTIRNISSMKIDMVVVRHQSPGVPHFLTRVVDATIINAGDGAHEHPTQALLDMFTMRQVHPDLENRHVAIIGDIAHSRVVRSNIIGLRKLGAEVTVCGPPTFMPVYVKDLGVNVSHNLEDTLSRCDIAMALRIQLERQEGQTGLFPSIREYHELFGIKRSHLERFPDFTVMHPGPVNRGVELESEVADSDRSIILSQVTNGVAVRMAVLYLLSGGTRI
- a CDS encoding DMT family transporter, translated to MLNKRTLVETALLLVAFIWALNFSVIKASLVWMEPFPFNGLRFLFATAAVWGALWWKGQKIRVPRKDWLPLLGMGLMGNLLYQGLFIIGIDYTLSANAAVMLGTIPVWVALFSHLAGTERMNLVKGLGVLFAFGGILFILSGGENELSLGSDTFTGDLIIILAAMVWGAFTMMSKPFLERYTPIQFSVIVTSVGCVALMGAGLPGLLRIEWSAVPAAAWGGVIYSGLLSIGVAYVIWNYGIQTVGAVHTSTYQNLVPVMGLLFGVLLLGEHLSLMQYGGSGLVVCGIVLARWKKNRGGRGRKPAERST
- a CDS encoding TolC family protein; amino-acid sequence: MKINVRIAALSAAWLLALTGWSAAPQAARAQSSIDSTLTLPQAIRVALANNNQIKRSLLSLENADEQVRTAWSEVLPEVSGSASFSRNIELPVFFFPQNPSDPDSPLRAIQAGEDNNWNAGLTVEQTLFRGEAFVGIGTSELFRAAQAEGLRATTQQIVTDTRIAYYDVLIAEEELRLQQETVSRLRENLRENRARHEAGLVDAYQVLQVEVQLGNQEPQLTQASYAVRQAYRRLKLVLGLPLELNLAVRGDLGAYALVGGEEMTPENQHLREVDGLTPFTWQAEDDDEVVAGMRGDLRVLDRRNELKAKEIRAIKSRFLPTLTTSYNLGWRAEEPGVPTFFGSGDNRVRTQSLMLNLSVPLFDGFARVASLNIARIEKRDLELQRLQTLRQASSEIATAREALQQALETESARRRVVDQAREGYRRAKARLENGLGSQLDLTEAEFQLRQAEVNYASMVYSYLAAKARFDLATGMVPYVDGPSSERD
- a CDS encoding efflux RND transporter periplasmic adaptor subunit; amino-acid sequence: MKQAFTVTLTLVLSAGLLSGCSQPEETAPQEGVKTVNVETQTLQPASFERHLRLVGTVASRNDVRVSAEVSGRIEEVAVDRGDRVAAGQRIAKIDDSQLLREKQRLEAVTSQSRENYQRLQRLFRQDSVGSEMDYLNARYTYEQNQAALESVEVSLEKTDVRAPFGATVENIFLEQGEMATPGAPLVRLIGSDGLKVVAGVPARFADVVQREDRVEVWFDFQSSDTLELPISFVGQSIDPDARTFNIEVNLPAGGPSWKVDMVANMRLRTLLRDSVLAVGEEFVYQQQGGYVVFVLDTNDEGETVARRRSVQLGSSYENSVILESGVEAGEELITVGSSFLQEGMRVTVVERAQTSMASRN
- a CDS encoding efflux RND transporter permease subunit, with the protein product MSQSTEHSNGGPREGRQTGGAASQKEFGLTSFSIDNRISVLVILMLVAVFGINSYVNLPKESSPDITVPNILVITTYPGVSPEDMESLVTRPLEDELAGISDIKEMTSTSLEGYSNVTLEFESDIDIDEALQKVREKVDLAKPELPSEAEDPVIQEINLSEFPIMQVNVSGQYDLVRLKEIAEDLQDRIEAIPSVLEVNLAGGLEREVKVDVNLPRLKYYGLAFGDVIAAIQSENVTIPGGSIDVGNKKFLLRVPGEYDTVRPIEDIVVDAPGDRPIYVRDLAEVTFGFKERATYAELENDPVITLSVVKRSGENILETSRAVKQILDEALPALPPTTNFEITSDQSKDINSMVSSLENNIISGLLLVIGILLFFLGIRNASFVGVAIPLSMFLSFIVLSVLGQTMNMIVLFSLILALGMLVDNAIVVVENIFRYLEEGFDNFEAAKKGTAEVAVPIITGTLTTLAAFTPLLFWPGVVGEFMGFLPLTLIITLSSSLFVALVINPVLCALFMTVEYTEGSAKPSMTRRGRILVAAVMGLFLAAMLLSSFLTWSMLIVASGLLWLAYRYVLNPIGTWWQRKGLSRMLDRYERVLRWSLDHGKSIVGISVLVLLSSFVVFGMFNPGVEYFPEDIPPARVYVQVEAPVGTNVDFTKSVVDRLENKIPDIPNNSDIETFLSTSGSAISSNPMGDGGNSSHLGTIVLNFVDYQQREGSSFETMEYVRSNFSRGLAGANVTVQEEQGGPPSGPPINLEISGSDIAVLERLSGEILTIIENDPVYSKLDALETDMPEARPEVRVDVDREKAAMYGLSTQIIGNTVRQAINGVEASQYRDGKDEYDITVRLAEQYRQDLSTLQDLTVVEEGRQIPLSSVATWEITEGLGGINHVEQERVITVSAQVRSGYNANAVLGEVQAVVDDYLGSEIPGGYRTSWTGQQEDQQEAMEFLSGAFLIALFLIAFILISQFNSLSKPFIVMTSVLMSTAGVFFGLVIFQMPFVIIMTGIGVISLAGVVVNNAIVMIDYIDILRRRDGMDLYEALVQGGKVRFRPVILTALTTTMGLVPLAVGFNLDFITLVNDPVLFFSDIGAYLYWGGEQAAWWGSMAVAVINGLIFATFLTLILVPVLYYLFEKGRRGVNLFFYDTVNPGIIKESRINGNGAAMVSSEGEEDTVPTS